GGAAGACGCCCGTGAAGCGCGCCCAGGTCACTCTCCTGAGGAGGGCCGCGCCGGTCGACGCCGCGAGCACGCCGAGGACGAGGTGGATCCAGCCCCACCCGGTGAGGTCGAGCTCGTAGACGTAACTGCCGACGCGGGCGTAGACGTCGTCCTCGGCGAGGGCCGCGATGCCCTGGAGGACGGCGAGCACACCGCTGCACAGCATCAGGACGCCGGCGAACACGACGCCGTCGGCCCGGCCGGTGTGCGGGGTGGGCCGGGGCGGTCCGCCGGGCGGGGCGGACCAGGCGGTGCCTATCTCGCCCGGCGGCTCTCCGGTCGGGGAGTGCGAGGTCATGCGGGGCTGTCCTTCCGGGAGGGCTGGGTCGCGAGGAAGTCGACGACTCCGAGCGCGAAGAGCAGGGCGAGGGCGAGCCCGACCACGACCCAGCCGGTCGGGTACGGCCACAGGACGAAGGCCAGGACGGCTCCGGCGACCAGGATCCAGGTGATCCAGGTGCGGTAGCGGTCGACGAACGGGCCGACGGGGCCGGTGCGCAGCCCGGCGTGATCGGCGGTCGCGCGCACGGCGTCGATGGCCGAGTGCCACAGCCGCCGCACCAGGGCGGCATGGCGGCCGGGTCCGGTCAGCCAGGCGGCGACGGCGATCACCACCCCGAGAGCGACCACCGACCGCACGGAGGTGCGCAGGAACCGGGTGAGCGTGTCGTACAGGGATCCGGCGGCGGGCTGGGAGACCCCGGACGGGAGGGCGTCCAGATAGACGACCCGGAAGACGGTCAGCGCCACGCCGAGGAGAAGGGTGGCGAAGGCGAAACAGAGCGAGGCGACGATCAGGACGCGCCGGCGGTGGGTGGAGACCAGCACGCCGGCCACCACCAGCAGGACCGCGACGACGGGCAGCCAGAAGCCGACCAGTTGCAGCACCCGGAAGTAGGTCTTGACCTTGCCGATGTCCTCGGACTCGACGATCGTGAAGTCGGTGTGGATCTCGGGGATCTTCCCCGCGACCGTCATCCCGGAGTCGACGAGGCGTTGCTTGACCTGCTCGACGACCGGGGCGAGGTCGAGGGTCACCGTGTCGTTCTCGATCTTCACCGCGCCGCCGCCGCTGCCGGTGAGGGCCTTGTCGACAGCGCTGTGGATTCTGCGGTTGGCGTCGGTCCAGATCTTCTCGAAGGCGTCGGAGGCCACGACCGCCTCCGCCTTGTCGTGCACGAAGCTGCGGACGGCGCTTTCGAGCGAGGGGCCGAGCTTGCCCAGGGCCTTCTCCAGCAGGGGGCGCTGGGCCGGGGCGGCGTCCTGGAGGAGCGCGGTCAGGTCGAGGCGCTCCATCAGGGCGTTCGTGACGCGGTTGGCGGCCGCGTTCTGAATGTCCTTGTCCGAGGCCAGCGGGCGGACGGTGTCGACGTAGCGGTCGGTGTCGCCCACGATGCTGGAGGTCCAGGCCGCCACCACGCCCAGCGGGGCGAGGACGCAGCCGAGGACGATGAGGACGACCGCGACGATCGAGCGGACGCGGTGGTGGGCGGGCCGACGCGCCCGCTCGGTCCGGGCCCGCTCGGCCTCCAGTGCCGCGATGCGGCCTCTGAGTGCCTCGAGCTCCGCGTCAGCGGGTACACCGCTCTCCGCCATGGCGGACTCCCTCGCCGTCGGTCCGGTTGCGGCCCGGGGCCGGTCCGGTGGAGACCCAGCACATCCCGAACGTGCGGCGGCGGCGAGCGAGGCGGGTCCGTCCGGGTGAACGGGCCCGCCCCGTGCGGTGCGCGGGAGCTACATGTTGATCATGTGGCCGGCCAGGCCGTGGACGGCCTCCTTCACGGCCTCGCCCAGCGTCGGGTGGGCGTGGACGTTGCGGGCGACCTCGTGGACGGTGAGGTCCCACTGCTGGGCGAGGGTCAGCTCGGGCAGGAGCTCGGTGACGTCGGGGCCGATCAGATGACCGCCGATGAGCTCGCCGTACCTGGCGTCGCTGATCAGTTTCACGAAGCCGGTGGTGTCGCCGAGGCCGTGCGACTTGCCGTTCGCGGTGAACGGGAACTTCGCCACCTTGACGTCGTAGCCCTTCTCGCGCGCCTGGGCCTCGGTGTAGCCGAAGCTGGCGATCTGGGGCTGGCAGTAGGTGGCGCGCGGGATCATGGCGTAGTCCAGTTCCATGGTCTCCGCGTCGGCGAGGGTCTCGGCGGCGATGATGCCCATGGCCTCGGCGGCGTGCGCGAGCATGAGCTTCGCGGTGACGTCGCCGATGGCGTAGATGTGCGGGACGGAGGTGCGGCAGCGGCCGTCGACGTCGATCGCGCCGCGCTCGGTGACCCGCACCCCTGTGTTCTCCAGGCCGTAGCCGGTGACGTTCGGGGCGAAGCCGATCGCCTGGAGCACCTTGTCGGCCTCCAGGACCTGCTGGGCGCCGTCCTTCCCGGTGACCGTGACGCGGACCTGCGGACCGGACTCGTCGATGGACTCCACCCGGGTGGAGGTGAGTACGTCGATGCCAAGCTTCCGGTACTGCTTGGCGAGTTCGGCCGACACCTCGGCGTCCTCCAGGGGCGCGACCCGGTCCAGGAACTCGACGATCGTGACCTTCACGCCGTAGTTGTGCAGGACGTAAGCGAACTCGATGCCGATGGCACCGGCTCCGGCGATGACGACGGACTGCGGAAGGTCGTCGGCCAGGATCTGCTCCTCGTACGTCACCACGCGGGCGCTGCGCTTGGTGCCGGGGAGCAGCCGGGGCGTGGCGCCGGTGGCGACGATGCAGTGGTCGAAGCCGATGGTGCGGGTGTCGCCCTCGTAGCCGGCCACCTGGAGGGTGTGGTCGTCGACGAAGGTGCCGCGGCCGTCGACCTCGGTGATCTTGTTCTTCTTCATCAGGTAATGGACGCCCTTGACCCGGCCGTCGGCGACCTTGCGGCTGCGGCGGTACGCCTCCCCGTAGTCGAAGGAGACCTGGCCGTCGACCTTGATGCCGAAGGTCTTCGCCTCGTGGGTGAAGATGTGGGCGAGTTCGGCGTTGCGCAGGAGGGCCTTGGTGGGGATGCAGCCCACGTTGAGACAGACGCCGCCCCAGTACTTCTCCTCGACGACGGCGACGCGCTTGCCCAGCTGGGCGGCTCGGACCGCGGCGACGTAGCCGCCCGGACCGGCCCCGAGGACCACGACGTCGAAGCGTTCGTCCTGCTCGGTCATGGGTTCATTTCCTTTTCCGTCGAGTGCGTCACGGGTGATGCGTGCTGCCGATCCGATTCTCGCGCGCCGACGGGCGGAATGCGTGGGTGATCGCGCCGCCGGCGGTACGGGCGGGGCCGGCCCGCCCGGCCGTGCCCGCCCGTACCGCCGACGGCGGTCGCGGTTATCCGGAGGTCGCCGTGGGCCGCCGGGACGCGGCCGTCGCCCGGTCGACGTCGGTCAACGGCCGCAGGCGGTAGGTGTAGGCGTAGTCGCGGTCGGCGAACAGCTTGTACTCGTCGTGCGTGTGTGCGCCCCAGCTGTTGTCACCGCCGACGCCCATCTGCCGGTGACTCAGGCGCAGTACGACCTCCTTGCGGGGTGTGAGCTGGTAGTCGTGGCGGGCGCCGACGGAGAGGTCCTCGGGCGTGAAGTGCGAGGCGTTGACCTCGAGCAGGGGTTCGCCCGAGACCAGCAGGCCGTTCCCGTCGCCGTCGGTGAGGGCCACCCAGCGGACGTCGGTCTTGTTGCCGTTCTCCTGGGGCCGCAGGTAGGAGGTCCACTGCCCGGTGACGGTGCCGGAGTAACGGCCCACGTCGGTGGCGTCGTTGCGGTCCCAGTGGTTCTCCTCGGGGCCACGGCCGTAGTAGTGC
This Streptomyces sp. NBC_00377 DNA region includes the following protein-coding sequences:
- the lpdA gene encoding dihydrolipoyl dehydrogenase — protein: MTEQDERFDVVVLGAGPGGYVAAVRAAQLGKRVAVVEEKYWGGVCLNVGCIPTKALLRNAELAHIFTHEAKTFGIKVDGQVSFDYGEAYRRSRKVADGRVKGVHYLMKKNKITEVDGRGTFVDDHTLQVAGYEGDTRTIGFDHCIVATGATPRLLPGTKRSARVVTYEEQILADDLPQSVVIAGAGAIGIEFAYVLHNYGVKVTIVEFLDRVAPLEDAEVSAELAKQYRKLGIDVLTSTRVESIDESGPQVRVTVTGKDGAQQVLEADKVLQAIGFAPNVTGYGLENTGVRVTERGAIDVDGRCRTSVPHIYAIGDVTAKLMLAHAAEAMGIIAAETLADAETMELDYAMIPRATYCQPQIASFGYTEAQAREKGYDVKVAKFPFTANGKSHGLGDTTGFVKLISDARYGELIGGHLIGPDVTELLPELTLAQQWDLTVHEVARNVHAHPTLGEAVKEAVHGLAGHMINM
- a CDS encoding DUF7144 family membrane protein, which encodes MTSHSPTGEPPGEIGTAWSAPPGGPPRPTPHTGRADGVVFAGVLMLCSGVLAVLQGIAALAEDDVYARVGSYVYELDLTGWGWIHLVLGVLAASTGAALLRRVTWARFTGVFLAALSLVAQFLFLPYEPLWSIAVMGIDVFVIWSLVTWQEEPGRRTAGE